A genomic window from Chitinophaga pollutisoli includes:
- a CDS encoding translesion error-prone DNA polymerase V autoproteolytic subunit: MCAVNQRNGLSFYAVRETGEISVPYVWTPLKAGFPSPAQDYMEEEIDLVNLLGMNKPSVFIVRVDGNSMTDAHVPDRSYLVVDRSLKPMPNDIVVAVLNGEFTVKTLVKSSTGWMLYPENSLYDPIVIRDSDAFQVWGVVAQIVIDRREMRLRKR, translated from the coding sequence ATGTGTGCAGTTAACCAACGGAACGGCCTTTCCTTTTACGCCGTCCGGGAGACAGGAGAGATCAGCGTTCCCTATGTCTGGACCCCGCTGAAAGCAGGCTTCCCTTCGCCCGCGCAGGACTATATGGAAGAAGAAATCGACCTCGTGAACCTGCTGGGAATGAACAAACCCTCGGTGTTCATCGTCCGCGTCGACGGTAATTCCATGACCGACGCGCACGTTCCCGACAGGAGTTACTTGGTGGTAGACCGCTCCCTCAAGCCCATGCCCAACGATATCGTGGTGGCCGTCCTCAATGGTGAATTCACCGTCAAAACCCTCGTCAAATCGTCCACCGGCTGGATGCTCTATCCCGAAAACTCCCTGTACGACCCCATCGTTATCCGCGACAGCGACGCGTTCCAGGTATGGGGCGTGGTGGCCCAGATCGTTATCGACCGGAGGGAAATGCGCCTGCGTAAACGGTAA
- a CDS encoding ABC transporter permease — translation MWMNYIKIAWRNLTRNKMFSVINILGLAAGIAASLLILQYVSNELSYDRFHGKADRIYRLSRQRMDEENNYSTDWAAGTFGVGTHFKNEFPANTRR, via the coding sequence ATGTGGATGAATTATATTAAAATCGCCTGGCGTAACCTCACCCGCAACAAGATGTTCTCTGTCATCAACATCCTGGGCCTCGCCGCCGGCATCGCCGCCTCGCTGCTGATCCTCCAGTATGTTTCCAACGAACTGAGCTACGACCGGTTCCACGGGAAAGCGGACCGCATCTACCGCCTCAGCCGGCAACGGATGGACGAAGAAAATAACTACTCCACCGACTGGGCCGCCGGCACCTTCGGGGTAGGTACCCATTTCAAAAATGAATTTCCGGCGAATACGCGACGCTAA